The proteins below are encoded in one region of Clostridium estertheticum:
- a CDS encoding MORN repeat-containing protein, whose amino-acid sequence MKNIKLSKVTLDKIKLNNINLNKNNQIDDKPHHVHGGNYVGERINGMKHGIGTFIYADGSKYVGNWSNNKMSGQGTLTFSCGEEYIGGWINDEKDGYGIYTWPDGEKYIGQWVNGEKSGQGICTWPTCDTYVGEFQDGLRHGIGIHTYSGGERYMGQWENDERKGQGMYIYSDGEIKMKK is encoded by the coding sequence TTAATTTAAATAAAAACAATCAAATAGATGATAAACCTCATCATGTTCATGGGGGAAACTATGTAGGGGAGAGAATTAATGGCATGAAACATGGAATTGGAACTTTCATTTATGCTGATGGAAGTAAATATGTAGGAAATTGGAGCAATAACAAAATGAGTGGCCAAGGGACCCTTACTTTTTCTTGTGGAGAAGAATATATAGGAGGATGGATTAATGATGAAAAAGATGGATATGGAATATATACTTGGCCAGATGGTGAAAAATATATAGGGCAGTGGGTTAATGGTGAAAAAAGTGGTCAAGGCATTTGTACGTGGCCTACTTGCGATACGTATGTAGGAGAATTTCAAGATGGACTTAGACATGGCATTGGAATCCATACTTATTCTGGTGGAGAAAGATATATGGGTCAGTGGGAAAATGATGAAAGAAAAGGACAAGGAATGTATATTTATTCTGATGGAGAAATAAAAATGAAAAAATAA
- a CDS encoding ComEC/Rec2 family competence protein — MARPLVYYAVTIFMGCITCLILINNPIVGAFIAVIFLASMYFTIDKKFFYLVVCFFIIGIINYYSYFNINLPSDPKLKVRISDKSTYYCSARYNNKKINLKGNIFELSEGRNVWINGNFKKEAVYEKGIVGTYTVKSYEICDEDIISKIESYRKGLYEKFSESLGKEKAALVMGVCFGDSGYIEKVQKEDFKKLGISHVISVSGLHMSIVYKVLETVIGYKIALLFSFGYMIFTGGQSSTIRAFIMIFILKIASKVYKKYDSLSSVSLAAIIILVFRPFYILDIGFMLSFLCVLGIIVFNKKIRKALYKLPSTLNESLSLSISSQIFSTPYAVVALKTFCLGSILSNLVLLPFYTVVVILGNMGLVCSAFYRLFSLINYGLFTVLMIIEFIQKVLVALLPEMLYFSYIESLVVFGLYLCYLGIKKGYMQFKYVPICIIFVLVFQNYKVFPEVSYISVNKNNVVLIQYKRTAIAVTTGNIKGNDLKVPVKIDRVFENYTGKSTISLSKRYTIKLICNRDKLEAQVCFTQETNKKQNVELLKSGRDEIIPFKDIVKLENDETYVPSGTIINKYIIIGNKVLKFSQGLEEIID, encoded by the coding sequence ATGGCTAGACCTTTAGTGTATTATGCAGTAACAATATTTATGGGTTGTATTACTTGCTTGATTTTAATAAACAACCCTATTGTAGGTGCATTTATAGCTGTGATTTTTTTAGCTAGTATGTATTTTACTATAGATAAAAAGTTTTTTTACCTAGTAGTTTGTTTTTTTATTATTGGTATTATAAATTATTATTCTTATTTTAATATTAATTTACCAAGCGATCCGAAACTTAAAGTGAGAATATCAGATAAAAGTACATATTATTGCTCAGCAAGATATAACAATAAGAAGATTAATCTGAAAGGCAATATATTTGAATTAAGTGAAGGAAGAAATGTTTGGATAAATGGTAATTTTAAAAAGGAAGCAGTATATGAAAAGGGAATAGTCGGAACATATACAGTTAAAAGTTATGAGATTTGTGATGAAGATATAATATCAAAAATCGAAAGCTATAGAAAAGGATTATATGAAAAATTTTCCGAAAGTTTAGGGAAAGAAAAGGCCGCTTTAGTTATGGGTGTATGTTTTGGAGATAGTGGATACATAGAAAAAGTGCAAAAGGAAGATTTTAAAAAGCTGGGTATAAGTCATGTTATAAGTGTATCAGGTCTTCATATGTCAATAGTTTATAAAGTGTTAGAAACTGTTATTGGTTATAAAATCGCTTTATTATTTTCTTTTGGATACATGATATTCACAGGAGGGCAATCATCCACAATAAGAGCTTTTATAATGATTTTTATATTGAAAATAGCTAGCAAAGTATATAAAAAATATGATAGTCTATCATCTGTTAGTCTGGCTGCAATTATAATATTAGTATTTAGACCTTTTTATATTCTTGATATAGGATTTATGCTTTCTTTTCTTTGTGTTCTTGGTATTATAGTATTTAACAAGAAAATAAGGAAGGCGTTATATAAATTACCTTCTACTTTAAATGAATCTTTGAGTTTGAGTATAAGTTCTCAAATATTCTCTACTCCATATGCAGTTGTAGCACTTAAAACCTTTTGTTTAGGGTCTATTCTTAGTAATTTAGTGTTATTACCCTTTTATACAGTAGTTGTGATACTTGGGAATATGGGGCTTGTTTGCAGTGCCTTTTATCGATTGTTTAGTTTAATAAATTATGGCTTGTTTACTGTCTTAATGATTATAGAGTTTATTCAAAAGGTGCTTGTAGCATTATTACCAGAAATGCTTTACTTTTCTTATATTGAAAGTTTAGTTGTATTCGGATTATATCTATGTTATCTTGGAATTAAAAAAGGCTATATGCAATTTAAGTATGTTCCGATTTGTATTATTTTTGTTTTAGTATTTCAAAATTATAAAGTTTTTCCAGAGGTTAGTTATATAAGTGTAAATAAGAATAATGTGGTTTTAATACAATACAAACGGACAGCTATTGCAGTAACCACGGGGAATATTAAGGGAAATGATTTAAAAGTGCCGGTTAAAATAGATAGAGTTTTTGAAAATTATACTGGTAAGTCAACTATAAGTCTCTCAAAAAGATATACTATTAAATTGATATGTAATCGTGATAAATTAGAAGCACAAGTATGTTTTACTCAGGAGACAAATAAAAAACAGAATGTGGAATTACTTAAAAGTGGAAGGGATGAAATTATACCATTTAAAGATATAGTAAAACTTGAAAATGATGAAACATATGTGCCTTCAGGAACAATTATTAATAAATATATAATCATAGGAAATAAAGTTTTAAAATTTTCACAAGGGTTGGAGGAAATAATTGATTAA
- a CDS encoding cation-transporting P-type ATPase, whose amino-acid sequence MKKWYGKTMTRVVEMLNSDIDSGLNEEKIKYMRETHGENTILKPKTESLLILIASQVKQLWIIVALACIVMLFYNRLIITGCFVTLIIIFSVILLINGDYKEKKSLMAIDNLNTTYSYVKRSGKIVKISCEEMVVGDIVYLEKGEYVPADIRILECEDLKVVEVSVTGEKYEVEKYSMKIEEEVMNLSEIKNIVFKSSLITEGSGSGIIIATGMNTQIGKIIKVLLESKNNSSLFSGNLTKVVNRGSLITIIAGIITLIFTIYKNNGLHENINSLIYISLTFNSSMFIIILYLFFYITFKKLNKKNIYVKSIATIYELTNISTIFMKKIGAVSANRLVLCEVYCDDRHIDMKDQKPETEEVIERIISIALLCNDSKLFNKGSSHLRDRNSIESLEEHEILEFWDKNFARNSNLETKYRRIFKIPYDSEKKIKTVVNKIDDKYRANVKGVLDGMLSRCTHILINGVEKEINEDDIVNIINVHIDMSNKAYNVIGYAYRNFSYKPSIDENIESNLVFVGLIGFENPIKESSYIAMNTCRESNIRVIIDQEDNKLASFAFGKLIGVTDTKEEILSGIEMDYMSKDEFEKNIESVSIFSKISPKHKSDIVNVLNKKGHSIASVGDTLTDLEYLNNSDISICAGSECSNVVRKLSNIFLEENDFEDIVNLIQHSKKIINYISRVNIFISTLAVSEIFIILLSIIIRGGMPFTLICSLSINFILLPCCCLAILLQNTNTNITLKNINHDYIKNISIRNSFVISILYIFIIVIKHKFVIINVMDSIFIVFALLESIFCLSLLYEKHFFKNKAAYTLVIFNLLVQVMLVILK is encoded by the coding sequence ATGAAGAAGTGGTATGGAAAAACAATGACGAGGGTAGTTGAAATGCTGAATTCTGATATTGATTCAGGATTGAATGAAGAAAAAATTAAATATATGAGAGAAACCCATGGTGAAAATACCATATTGAAGCCTAAAACTGAAAGTCTTTTAATTTTGATAGCGAGTCAAGTAAAGCAGTTATGGATTATTGTAGCGCTAGCATGCATAGTTATGCTATTTTATAATAGATTGATTATTACAGGTTGTTTTGTAACTTTGATAATAATATTTAGTGTAATACTTTTGATAAATGGAGATTATAAAGAGAAAAAAAGTTTGATGGCAATAGATAATCTAAATACAACATATTCTTATGTAAAACGTTCTGGAAAGATAGTTAAAATAAGTTGTGAAGAAATGGTAGTTGGAGATATCGTTTACCTAGAAAAGGGCGAATATGTTCCAGCAGATATTAGGATATTAGAATGTGAAGATCTTAAGGTAGTAGAAGTTTCAGTAACAGGTGAAAAATATGAAGTGGAGAAATACTCTATGAAGATAGAGGAAGAGGTTATGAATCTTTCTGAGATAAAAAATATTGTTTTTAAATCTTCATTGATTACTGAAGGTTCTGGCTCGGGTATAATCATTGCTACTGGCATGAATACACAAATTGGAAAGATTATAAAAGTGTTACTTGAATCTAAAAATAATAGCAGTTTATTTAGTGGTAATTTAACAAAAGTTGTTAATAGAGGGTCGCTAATTACTATAATAGCAGGTATAATTACATTGATTTTTACTATATATAAAAATAATGGGCTTCATGAAAATATAAATTCGCTTATTTATATTTCTTTGACGTTTAATTCATCGATGTTTATTATAATATTGTATTTATTTTTTTACATTACATTTAAAAAATTAAATAAAAAAAATATATATGTAAAAAGTATTGCAACTATATATGAACTTACTAATATTTCTACAATATTCATGAAGAAAATTGGGGCAGTTTCTGCGAATAGACTTGTTCTTTGTGAAGTTTATTGTGATGATAGGCATATTGATATGAAGGACCAGAAACCAGAAACTGAAGAGGTTATAGAAAGAATAATTAGTATAGCACTACTTTGTAACGATTCTAAGCTTTTTAATAAAGGTTCCTCGCATTTGAGAGATCGTAATTCTATTGAAAGTTTGGAAGAACATGAAATACTCGAGTTTTGGGATAAAAATTTTGCGAGAAATAGTAATCTTGAGACAAAATACAGGAGAATATTTAAAATACCTTATGATTCTGAAAAAAAGATTAAAACAGTTGTAAATAAAATAGATGATAAATATAGAGCTAATGTAAAAGGTGTGCTTGATGGTATGTTAAGTAGATGCACTCATATTTTAATTAATGGTGTAGAAAAAGAAATTAATGAGGATGATATTGTGAATATTATAAATGTTCATATAGATATGTCCAATAAAGCATATAACGTTATAGGGTATGCATATAGGAATTTCAGCTATAAACCAAGCATTGATGAGAATATTGAAAGTAATTTAGTGTTTGTAGGGTTAATAGGCTTTGAGAATCCGATAAAGGAAAGTTCATATATAGCAATGAACACTTGTAGGGAAAGTAATATTAGAGTTATCATAGATCAAGAAGACAATAAATTAGCATCTTTTGCATTTGGGAAATTAATAGGGGTTACAGACACAAAAGAGGAAATTCTATCAGGGATAGAGATGGATTATATGAGTAAAGATGAATTTGAAAAGAATATTGAAAGTGTTAGCATTTTCTCTAAAATTTCACCTAAACATAAAAGCGATATTGTTAATGTTTTAAATAAAAAAGGACATTCTATTGCATCGGTAGGGGATACATTAACTGATTTAGAGTACCTTAATAATTCTGATATATCCATTTGCGCAGGAAGTGAATGCAGCAATGTAGTAAGAAAGCTTTCAAATATATTCTTGGAGGAAAATGATTTTGAAGATATAGTAAATTTAATACAGCATAGTAAAAAAATTATTAACTATATAAGTAGAGTAAATATATTTATAAGCACTTTAGCGGTAAGTGAAATCTTTATAATATTATTAAGTATAATTATTAGGGGTGGAATGCCATTTACACTTATTTGTAGTTTGTCCATAAATTTTATATTGTTACCTTGCTGTTGCCTTGCAATTCTATTACAAAATACAAATACAAATATAACACTCAAAAATATAAACCATGATTATATAAAAAATATTTCTATAAGAAATTCATTTGTAATTAGTATCCTTTATATATTTATTATTGTTATTAAACATAAATTCGTTATTATAAATGTAATGGATAGTATATTTATTGTATTTGCACTGCTAGAAAGTATATTTTGTTTATCGCTTTTATATGAAAAACATTTTTTTAAAAACAAAGCGGCTTATACCTTGGTGATATTTAATTTATTAGTACAAGTTATGTTGGTTATTTTAAAATAA
- the holA gene encoding DNA polymerase III subunit delta, translated as MINYAELEKKIKKHELDNCYIFCGSDEKLIKDHVEYITNSVLDKNFIDLNYSKFDGSKTDFETISDACETMPFMSDKKVVVVYRATFLEDNAGTKNSNDLKNKNFLMLNEYLKNPPPLCILIIYYTFLSDREKPSNKIKKLDKKACVIKVDKLKGESLQKICKNLFEGAGAKIGKSELVLFCSQVDNNMNIIINEVEKLVSFANGKEITKKDILAMMPQKSENDIFNLVDFLSQKNIKRALDILNELIYRGEKIPFILFMVTRQFNLLFNIKLGTENGKTKELLSSELRLHPYVCEKMISQSNKFTIKRLKRNIELCLETEKVLKSTSTDDKTNIEVFMVKTVM; from the coding sequence TTGATTAATTATGCAGAGCTTGAAAAAAAGATTAAAAAACATGAATTAGATAATTGTTATATATTTTGTGGATCAGATGAAAAGTTGATAAAAGATCATGTTGAATATATAACAAATAGTGTACTTGACAAAAATTTTATTGATCTAAATTATTCGAAATTTGATGGTAGTAAAACAGATTTTGAGACAATTAGTGATGCTTGTGAAACTATGCCATTTATGAGCGATAAAAAGGTAGTAGTTGTATATAGGGCGACATTTTTAGAGGATAATGCAGGAACTAAAAATTCTAATGATTTGAAAAATAAAAATTTTCTTATGCTAAATGAATATTTAAAAAATCCACCCCCTCTATGTATATTGATTATATATTATACGTTTTTAAGCGATAGGGAAAAACCGAGTAATAAAATCAAAAAACTAGACAAAAAAGCATGTGTGATAAAAGTTGACAAATTAAAAGGTGAATCTCTCCAGAAAATCTGTAAAAATTTATTTGAAGGTGCCGGAGCAAAAATAGGAAAATCAGAACTTGTTTTATTTTGTTCTCAGGTAGATAACAATATGAATATTATAATAAATGAAGTAGAAAAACTAGTATCATTTGCAAATGGAAAAGAGATTACTAAAAAAGATATTTTGGCAATGATGCCTCAAAAGAGCGAAAATGATATTTTTAATTTAGTTGATTTTTTATCTCAAAAGAATATAAAGAGGGCTCTAGACATTTTGAATGAACTTATATATAGGGGAGAGAAAATACCATTTATATTATTTATGGTAACAAGGCAGTTTAATCTTTTATTTAATATAAAATTAGGTACTGAAAATGGGAAAACTAAGGAGCTTTTGTCAAGTGAATTAAGGCTTCATCCATACGTTTGTGAAAAAATGATTTCGCAGAGCAATAAATTTACTATAAAAAGGTTAAAAAGAAATATTGAACTATGTCTTGAAACAGAAAAAGTTTTAAAAAGTACTTCAACTGATGATAAAACAAATATTGAAGTCTTTATGGTAAAGACCGTAATGTAG
- the gpr gene encoding GPR endopeptidase, whose product MISIRTDLAVEAKEIYKEKNNGEMPGVEVEEYNREDIKITNVKIVSDIGEKMMGKPKGTYITIDIPEFVHYDGDAMDRVSVVMGEVLSPLIKLDDSMTALVVGLGNWNVTPDAVGPKVVSKIMVTRHLKQLVPDSIDEGIRPVCAISPGVLGITGMETGEIIRGIVERIKPNLVICIDALASRKMNRVNRTIQIGTSGISPGAGIGNRRMEISEKTLGVPVIAIGIPTVVDAATLANDTIDLVLDEMIKSANEGKEFYNMLKSIDKAEKQKMIAEILNPYVGNLVVTPKEIDMVINSVSKIIANGINIALQPALDLEDINKYLN is encoded by the coding sequence ATGATAAGTATAAGAACAGACTTAGCCGTAGAGGCTAAAGAAATATACAAAGAAAAAAACAATGGTGAAATGCCTGGTGTTGAAGTAGAAGAGTACAATAGGGAAGATATTAAAATTACTAATGTAAAAATAGTAAGCGATATCGGAGAAAAAATGATGGGAAAACCAAAAGGTACATATATAACTATTGATATCCCGGAATTTGTTCACTATGATGGTGATGCTATGGATAGGGTAAGTGTAGTAATGGGAGAGGTTCTATCACCGCTAATAAAATTGGATGACAGTATGACTGCCCTAGTAGTTGGCCTTGGTAATTGGAATGTTACCCCAGATGCTGTAGGACCCAAAGTTGTATCGAAAATAATGGTTACTAGGCATTTAAAACAATTAGTACCAGATTCTATAGATGAGGGTATACGTCCTGTATGTGCAATATCTCCCGGTGTGCTTGGGATAACAGGTATGGAAACTGGTGAAATTATTCGTGGTATTGTGGAGAGGATTAAACCCAATTTAGTGATTTGTATTGATGCATTAGCTTCTAGAAAAATGAATAGGGTGAATAGAACAATCCAAATAGGGACATCTGGGATTTCTCCAGGTGCAGGAATTGGAAATAGAAGAATGGAGATAAGTGAAAAAACATTAGGTGTGCCAGTCATTGCAATTGGGATACCGACGGTAGTAGACGCTGCAACACTTGCAAATGATACTATTGATTTAGTACTTGATGAGATGATTAAATCTGCAAATGAAGGTAAAGAATTTTATAATATGTTAAAATCCATTGATAAAGCGGAAAAACAAAAGATGATTGCTGAGATATTAAATCCTTATGTAGGCAATCTTGTTGTTACACCAAAGGAAATAGATATGGTTATAAACTCTGTTTCTAAAATAATTGCTAATGGAATTAATATAGCATTGCAACCAGCATTAGACTTAGAGGACATAAATAAGTATTTAAATTAG
- the rpsT gene encoding 30S ribosomal protein S20, translating to MANIKSAKKRIKITAVKTERNTMIKSALKTKVKKFETALVTGDVAEAKVTYASVVKALDMAVTKGILHINKAARRKSRLAARLNALNLAA from the coding sequence ATGGCAAATATTAAATCAGCAAAAAAAAGAATTAAAATTACTGCAGTTAAAACAGAAAGAAATACAATGATTAAATCTGCTTTAAAAACTAAGGTTAAAAAATTTGAAACAGCACTAGTTACTGGTGATGTTGCAGAAGCTAAGGTTACATATGCATCTGTAGTTAAAGCTTTAGACATGGCTGTAACAAAAGGAATACTTCACATAAACAAAGCAGCAAGAAGAAAGTCAAGACTTGCAGCAAGATTAAACGCTTTAAATTTAGCAGCATAA
- the lepA gene encoding translation elongation factor 4 produces the protein MQSNRQKYIRNFSIVAHIDHGKSTLADRLLEKTGTLTKREMEEQVLDNMDLERERGITIKSQPARLVYKRENGEEYIFNLIDTPGHVDFNYEVSRSLAACEGAVLVVDASQGIQAQTLANCYLALDNDLDIAPVINKIDLPSARPDEVIKEIEDVIGIEALDAPRISAKTGLNIEDVLEAVVKKISPPSGDEEAPLKALIFDSFYDSYKGVVCYVRIKDGIVKPGTKIKLMNTNKVYEVVEVGVFVPNYLPVSMLSAGDVGYITASIKNVRDARVGDTVTEADRPALKALKGYKPAIPMVFSGIYPIDGARYGELKEALERLQLNDAALGFEPETSIALGFGFRCGFLGLLHMEIIQERIEREFNLDIITTAPSVIYKVMKTSGELIEITNPTNLPEPTEIRYMEEPIVKASIITPSEYLGSVMELCQQKRGVYIDMQYIETTRVVVNYDLPLNEIVYDFFDALKSRTKGYASFDYEVKGYVTANLVKLDILLKGEKVDALSMIVPEESAGHRGRIMAEKLKEHIPRQMFEIPIQASINSKVIARETVKALRKDVLAKCYGGDISRKKKLLSKQKEGKKRMRQVGSVEVPQEAFMAILKVD, from the coding sequence ATGCAGAGTAATAGACAAAAGTACATAAGGAATTTTTCAATAGTTGCACATATTGATCACGGCAAGTCTACTCTTGCAGATAGATTACTAGAAAAGACAGGTACTTTAACTAAAAGAGAAATGGAAGAGCAAGTACTTGATAATATGGATTTAGAAAGAGAAAGAGGAATTACTATAAAGTCTCAACCGGCAAGGCTTGTTTATAAAAGGGAGAATGGAGAAGAATATATATTCAATCTTATAGATACTCCGGGTCATGTAGATTTTAATTATGAGGTTTCAAGAAGTTTAGCTGCTTGCGAGGGCGCTGTACTTGTAGTTGATGCGTCACAAGGAATTCAAGCTCAAACTTTAGCAAACTGTTATCTTGCATTAGATAATGACCTTGATATTGCGCCAGTTATCAATAAAATAGATCTTCCTAGTGCAAGGCCGGACGAAGTAATTAAGGAAATTGAGGATGTAATAGGTATTGAAGCCCTTGATGCTCCACGAATTTCGGCAAAAACTGGACTTAATATAGAAGATGTTTTAGAAGCTGTAGTAAAGAAAATTTCACCACCTAGTGGGGATGAAGAAGCACCACTTAAGGCTTTAATTTTTGACTCTTTTTATGATAGTTATAAAGGAGTAGTATGTTATGTAAGAATTAAAGACGGCATAGTTAAACCAGGAACAAAAATTAAACTAATGAATACTAATAAAGTATACGAGGTAGTAGAGGTTGGAGTGTTTGTTCCAAATTATCTCCCAGTATCAATGTTAAGTGCTGGTGATGTTGGATATATAACTGCTTCTATAAAAAATGTTAGGGATGCACGTGTTGGTGATACTGTAACAGAAGCTGATAGACCGGCATTAAAGGCGCTTAAGGGATATAAACCAGCGATTCCAATGGTATTTAGTGGTATTTATCCTATAGATGGTGCAAGGTATGGAGAATTAAAAGAGGCGCTAGAAAGACTTCAGTTAAATGATGCAGCATTAGGGTTTGAACCAGAGACATCTATTGCCTTAGGTTTTGGATTTAGATGTGGATTCTTAGGTCTTCTTCATATGGAAATAATACAAGAAAGAATCGAGCGAGAATTTAATTTAGATATCATTACGACAGCACCATCAGTTATATATAAAGTAATGAAAACTAGTGGAGAATTAATAGAGATAACAAATCCTACTAATCTTCCAGAACCTACAGAAATTAGGTATATGGAAGAACCAATAGTTAAAGCGTCTATAATAACACCATCAGAGTATCTTGGGTCAGTTATGGAGTTATGCCAACAAAAGAGGGGCGTATATATTGATATGCAATATATAGAAACCACTAGAGTTGTGGTAAATTATGATTTACCGCTTAATGAAATAGTATATGACTTTTTTGATGCTCTAAAATCAAGAACAAAAGGTTATGCATCCTTTGACTATGAAGTAAAGGGATATGTGACTGCAAATCTTGTAAAGCTAGATATTTTACTTAAGGGAGAAAAAGTTGATGCTTTGTCCATGATTGTTCCAGAAGAATCAGCTGGACATAGAGGTAGAATTATGGCTGAAAAATTAAAAGAACATATACCAAGACAAATGTTTGAAATACCGATACAAGCATCTATAAATTCGAAGGTAATTGCAAGAGAAACTGTAAAAGCTCTAAGAAAAGATGTTTTAGCTAAATGTTATGGTGGAGATATTTCAAGAAAGAAAAAATTATTATCAAAACAAAAAGAAGGTAAAAAGAGAATGCGACAAGTTGGAAGTGTAGAAGTTCCACAAGAAGCATTCATGGCTATACTTAAAGTAGATTAA
- a CDS encoding stage II sporulation protein P: MSYRGISFRGKNKIMLNGKMNFLKNSIKKSGNVRMFFCVFTLLIIFLLGVILPKSANADSGENYRNYFYNRVINNVLSVMKASYVKGQDTNGENTKGSVVLSFLGIDISNPISIVIKEIAYLDKNEVITDVKNSKTFSLNSFNLDDKQVNKSKVSNVVAKLYDSSLKGTLNKAKPRVLIYHSHTSEAYLTSDTDTSKNTESSDQSRSVVAVGDVITENLEKNYGISVIHDKNVNDTEDYKNAYKKSGVTLDKYLKLYEKFDLIIDLHRDSIDNKKTLITKLNGEDVARFMFVVTDKNPRYAQQKKLIDSMMSISNRLYPGLIRDEPIWVYHWGMGFYNQDRSNNALLIEVGANSNSIQEVKNTGKYLSRIIAEQLNGKK, encoded by the coding sequence ATGAGTTATAGAGGTATAAGTTTTAGAGGAAAAAATAAGATTATGCTAAATGGAAAAATGAATTTTTTAAAAAATTCCATTAAAAAAAGTGGTAATGTGAGAATGTTTTTTTGTGTTTTCACATTGCTCATTATTTTTTTATTAGGAGTAATTCTGCCTAAAAGTGCGAATGCAGATAGTGGAGAAAATTATAGAAACTATTTTTATAATAGGGTTATTAATAATGTTTTATCTGTAATGAAGGCATCGTATGTAAAGGGACAGGATACAAACGGTGAAAACACAAAGGGTTCAGTAGTTTTATCATTTCTAGGAATTGATATTTCGAATCCTATATCAATAGTTATAAAGGAAATAGCTTATTTGGATAAAAATGAAGTTATCACGGATGTAAAGAATTCAAAAACATTTAGCCTTAATTCTTTTAACTTAGATGATAAGCAGGTAAATAAGTCTAAGGTTTCTAATGTGGTAGCAAAATTATATGACTCTAGTTTGAAAGGAACGCTAAATAAGGCCAAGCCTCGGGTACTTATATATCATTCTCATACATCTGAAGCTTATCTAACTTCCGACACGGATACATCGAAAAATACTGAGAGTTCAGATCAATCTCGAAGTGTAGTTGCTGTAGGCGACGTAATAACCGAAAATCTAGAGAAGAATTATGGAATTTCAGTTATACATGATAAGAATGTAAATGATACAGAAGATTACAAAAATGCTTATAAAAAGTCTGGAGTTACTTTAGATAAGTATTTAAAGTTATACGAAAAATTTGATTTGATTATTGATTTACATAGAGATAGTATAGACAACAAGAAGACATTAATTACAAAATTGAATGGTGAGGACGTTGCACGATTTATGTTTGTAGTAACAGATAAAAATCCTAGATATGCACAGCAGAAGAAATTAATAGATTCTATGATGTCTATATCAAATAGATTATATCCAGGGCTTATACGAGACGAACCAATTTGGGTTTATCACTGGGGCATGGGTTTTTATAATCAAGATAGAAGTAATAACGCACTCTTAATTGAAGTAGGCGCAAATAGTAATAGTATCCAAGAAGTAAAAAATACAGGTAAATATCTATCAAGAATAATAGCAGAACAATTAAATGGGAAAAAGTGA